In Topomyia yanbarensis strain Yona2022 chromosome 2, ASM3024719v1, whole genome shotgun sequence, one DNA window encodes the following:
- the LOC131681529 gene encoding uncharacterized protein LOC131681529, protein MKLIQFPVRVSPLVVLLVCIEALYARSISDRKRDYDYDFDGSNAASYHASKSGYSAGSGLRSIAQGSADQANTAVANQVAAAKQAAYVAQSTLAQAASQAAATAQAALEGKQVLLQGLEHQNIEAHKALEGEIQQLHQAKKAAKAAQYAAQQALNHVQVLTAALNNAQVASEHAQQAASEAATELASQNQMVGTAKARVESIEEQLRSAQVDYEATQEAAHKAAYSAQEAQKNAAEAATHAAIQHPIQLDAHSIQFQSKVSKQTQPQEQDDDINSGEIDVGTNRTFG, encoded by the exons ATGAAACTAATCCAGTTTCCGGTGCGCGTTTCTCCACTGGTAGTGCTTCTGGTTTGTATAG AGGCACTGTACGCACGATCGATCTCCGACAGGAAACGAGACTACGATTACGACTTCGACGGGTCGAATGCTGCCTCCTACCACGCATCAAAATCCGGCTACAGCGCTGGCAGCGGTCTTCGATCGATAGCTCAAGGTTCTGCGGATCAAGCTAATACTGCGGTGGCCAATCAGGTGGCAGCAGCCAAACAGGCAGCCTATGTCGCTCAGAGTACACTGGCTCAGGCAGCATCTCAAGCCGCAGCCACCGCTCAGGCTGCATTGGAAGGAAAACAAGTTCTCCTGCAAGGATTGGAACATCAAAACATTGAAGCACATAAGGCTTTAGAAGGTGAGATTCAGCAACTGCATCAAGCGAAAAAGGCTGCCAAAGCAGCTCAGTACGCTGCCCAGCAGGCTTTAAATCACGTCCAGGTGCTGACTGCCGCGTTGAACAATGCACAG GTCGCATCCGAACACGCCCAGCAAGCCGCCAGCGAAGCGGCCACGGAACTAGCTTCACAAAATCAGATGGTAGGAACTGCCAAGGCTCGCGTCGAATCCATCGAGGAACAGTTAAGATCTGCTCAGGTGGATTACGAGGCAACGCAGGAAGCGGCGCACAAGGCAGCTTACTCAGCCCAGGAAGCGCAAAAGAACGCAGCGGAAGCGGCAACACACGCGGCAATTCAGCACCCTATCCAGCTGGATGCGCACAGTATTCAGTTCCAGTCGAAGGTGTCGAAGCAAACACAGCCGCAGGAGCAGGATGATGATATCAACAGTGGCGAGATAGATGTCGGAACAAATCGCACTTTCGGATGA